Proteins from one Coffea eugenioides isolate CCC68of unplaced genomic scaffold, Ceug_1.0 ScVebR1_946;HRSCAF=1711, whole genome shotgun sequence genomic window:
- the LOC113759146 gene encoding putative late blight resistance protein homolog R1B-17, protein MVKLQPIRLKVHGRFGKLERGISLLIPFDLYVTNCRRNQEMHWEQDLEDKGNTDSLRLSIVLFRIQDLVRTFMPGPESAVFTYIQSDALNLNDIETELNRFEENIRLFFETEIRPSCIISLLHHCSLGDPQLVTNLIDSISKNLDWLTSFFHTFDNALPFVMITLEAKILFLKSFICFATVQGIEGKGLIDLLIHAEVVAIKAARLVSICWFNRNSEQVCNEMESQISQLIRKEIDPVHRQVRETYIHVLTVSKLSRSSHTLVLEKNKHLLAKFIDCLLYNVMELLEHFPSFSVLVKDQMLILHEGVRFLSVLLGQQQEKFDGLHDQMKDLIRFVACDAGIVILSLSTTEMIEGLTKETDLALFHLVKVLKFIMAEFAQIYPPPSFSFPWTNDLGCFDFLLESLQDLSNSEADSVDLPKDHIHKVQEDLIFLRSFLENIVGQYNRNIKLQALWNRGMEMAYKAKLLVNSIVSGNKSECLDTLAGDIELMRIEAHGIFASHGNGTDAQTVTNNSAHTSSKLSSPALNEATVGLHEAVRTITCRLTRGLKQLDIISIVGMAGLGKTTLANTVYHHMQNSVSSQFHIHAWCIVSQAYTKHNLLAQILCSIHYSSPDKYLNEDEDDLAVEIRRVLLKNRYLIVLDDLWDIEAWNLLKRSFPNDANGSRILLTSRIHSLPLQLKHACEPYHLRQLTDKESWALLQNKLFGEEGCCPPTLNEVGFQIAKNCKGLPLTIVLVAGILATTEQDCWKEVAETLSSSTIVETEQCKRTLELSYSNLPSHLKPCLLYFGAFPEDEDIPIQKLIWLWTSEGFLQKTEGKSLEDVVDEYLTDLVQRSLVMVTRQRSIGGAKACRIHDLIHEFCVEKAKEESFLQISHGENDLFTLTGPHNLHRLCIYNAWPMKLKKSKVFFPNLRSLLFFAEWTPVDYFPIGVLLFKLLRVLDLELWF, encoded by the coding sequence atggtaaaattgcaacctatcaggCTCAAGGTGCATGGTCGATTCGGGAAGCTGGAGAGGGGGATAAGCCTATTGATACCGTTTGATCTGTATGTTACAAATTGCAGGAGGAACCAAGAAATGCATTGGGAACAAGATCTGGAGGACAAGGGTAATACTGATAGTTTGAGACTCAGTATTGTTTTGTTCAGGATTCAAGATCTGGTTAGGACGTTCATGCCCGGTCCTGAGTCTGCTGTTTTTACGTATATTCAGTCTGATGCATTAAATCTTAATGACATCGAAACTGAGCTCAAcagatttgaggaaaatatcaGGTTATTTTTTGAGACAGAAATCCGACCATCGTGCATCATCAGTTTGTTGCACCACTGCTCACTGGGAGATCCACAACTAGTTACAAATTTGATTGACTCCATTTCAAAGAATCTGGACTGGCTTACCAGCTTTTTTCACACATTTGACAATGCTCTGCCTTTTGTAATGATAACTCTTGAAGCGAAGATATTGTTCTTGAAGAGTTTCATTTGCTTTGCCACAGTGCAAGGCATTGAGGGTAAGGGATTGATCGATCTGTTGATCCACGCTGAAGTTGTGGCCATCAAAGCTGCACGCCTGGTTTCTATATGTTGGTTTAACAGAAACAGTGAACAAGTGTGCAATGAAATGGAATCTCAAATTTCTCAACTGATACGCAAGGAGATTGATCCCGTTCATCGCCAAGTGCGAGAAACTTATATCCATGTTCTGACAGTTTCAAAGTTATCAAGATCGTCACACACTTTAGTGCTGGAGAAGAATAAGCATCTATTGGCCAAATTTATTGATTGTCTCCTGTATAATGTTATGGAGCTACTAGAACATTTTCCCAGTTTCTCGGTTCTGGTGAAGGATCAAATGCTAATACTCCACGAGGGAGTAAGGTTCCTGAGTGTCCTCCTCGGGCAGCAGCAAGAGAAATTCGATGGGCTACATGATCAAATGAAGGATCTTATTCGATTTGTGGCCTGTGATGCAGGAATTGTGATTTTATCCCTTTCAACAACTGAAATGATAGAAGGTTTGACCAAGGAAACAGATCTTGCACTTTTTCATTTGGTCAAAGTGCTCAAGTTCATTATGGCAGAATTTGCACAGATTTATCCACCACCATCATTCAGCTTTCCTTGGACCAATGACTTGGGCTGCTTTGATTTCCTCCTAGAAAGTCTTCAAGATTTATCAAACTCTGAAGCTGATTCGGTTGATTTACCAAAGGATCATATCCACAAAGTGCAAGAGGATCTTATATTCTTAAGATCTTTCCTCGAGAATATTGTCGGGCAGTACAACCGGAACATAAAACTCCAAGCTCTTTGGAATCGTGGTATGGAGATGGCCTATAAGGCAAAGTTACTTGTCAACTCTATTGTATCTGGGAATAAATCTGAATGTTTGGATACCCTAGCCGGAGATATAGAGCTGATGAGGATTGAGGCCCATGGAATCTTTGCCAGCCACGGCAATGGCACTGACGCTCAGACAGTTACCAACAATTCAGCTCATACATCATCAAAACTCAGTAGCCCAGCATTGAATGAAGCTACGGTGGGGCTTCATGAAGCAGTGAGGACAATCACCTGTAGACTTACCAGGGGTTTAAAGCAGCTGGATATTATTTCAATTGTTGGGATGGCTGGACTTGGTAAGACAACATTAGCAAACACAGTTTACCACCATATGCAAAATTCAGTTTCTTCCCAATTTCATATTCATGCTTGGTGTATTGTTTCTCAAGCATATACCAAGCACAATTTGTTAGCTCAGATTTTGTGTAGTATTCATTATAGCAGTCCTGATAAATATCTTAacgaagatgaagatgatttggcTGTAGAGATAAGAAGGGTTTTGTTGAAAAATAGGTATCTCATAGTTTTGGATGACTTATGGGACATTGAGGCATGGAATTTGTTGAAAAGATCATTTCCAAATGATGCAAACGGAAGCAGGATTCTCTTAACCAGTAGAATTCACAGTTTGCCATTGCAATTAAAGCATGCTTGCGAACCTTACCATCTTCGCCAACTTACTGACAAAGAGAGTTGGGCATTGCTGCAAAATAAGCTATTTGGCGAAGAAGGTTGCTGTCCTCCAACACTAAATGAAGTTGGATTCcaaattgcaaaaaattgtAAGGGACTACCTCTCACAATTGTCCTTGTTGCTGGAATTCTTGCAACTACAGAGCAAGATTGCTGGAAAGAAGTTGCAGAAACTCTAAGTTCTAGCACAATTGTTGAGACTGAACAATGCAAGAGGACACTGGAATTGAGTTACAGCAATTTACCAAGTCATCTGAAACCATGCCTTCTTTACTTCGGTGCATTCCCGGAAGATGAAGACATCCCTATCCAAAAATTGATCTGGCTTTGGACCTCTGAAGGATTTCTGCAAAAGACTGAAGGAAAGAGCTTAGAGGATGTGGTGGATGAGTACTTGACGGATCTAGTCCAAAGAAGTTTAGTTATGGTCACCCGACAAAGATCTATAGGTGGTGCCAAAGCTTGCCGAATTCATGATTTGATACATGAGTTTTGTGTGGAAAAAGCCAAAGAAGAAAGTTTTCTACAGATTTCTCATGGGGAAAATGATCTTTTTACCCTGACTGGACCGCATAACCTTCATCGACTATGTATTTACAATGCCTGGCCGATGAAGCTTAAAAAGTCAAAGGTATTCTTTCCCAATTTACGTTCTTTGCTCTTCTTTGCTGAGTGGACACCGGTGGATTATTTTCCAATCGGGGTTCTGTTGTTCAAACTTCTTAGAGTTTTGGATTTGGAACTTTGGTTTTAA
- the LOC113759147 gene encoding putative late blight resistance protein homolog R1A-3 has product MASSSSGTSCFESALTFLDEGLEACRDETDSDSMNLMTDIRNLMMEVRLLKTFDLYFSNCMGRDHETLLEHDQKDNTNTESESLRPSKVSCRIQELVNRKTKRLVRRFESIVTPTLRDIKRELTGYHQNIKLLFETDIKELSISKFLDDYSLGQPPLVTDFIDSLSENLRCFLRRKQDFGNTLNYLMEILEEKLMFLKSFIPFATLQGVEGQELRDLLNHVEDMGINAARLISICWFNREDKQVCDEMVSKVSQLLYKINPVDPQDRATYINVLTASKLSKSSDTLALEKNKHIVADFIDCLLDNLMELLQIDTNFLALERNQLLKLQEGVRFLNFLLRQQGKFNELHDEIKGLIGDAVCDAGVVIFSLSKNQLKEGFAEETDLELSRLLKKLNFILTEVAQIYPPPSFRFPRTNELGSIDLLLQNVDELATSEASSIAFPKDQIQRVQEDLQFLRSFLQEIMEQRNQNKELQALWDRVMEVTYNAELVIDSIVIGDKPECLDNIVRDIKLMRAEALEVHGSIRYDTEAQSAVKNCIHMESQLSYPAPNEVLVGLDEEVKMIINRLTRGSKHLNIVPIVGMAGLGKTTFANKVYCDPSIIGYFHIRAWCTVSQVYSKHNLLAMILCSINCRSPDHYLEMNEDDLTVMLYQSLKRNRYLIILDDVWDIKAWNMLERSLPDDTNGSRILFTSRFQNLTSQFSDCEPFHLRQLTVEECFVLLQRKIFGKKGCLPALIKVLTQIANKCKGLPFTVVIVAGILSSIEPDCWQDFANSLSSSTVIETNLLELGYSYLPDYLKPCLLYFGTFPEDENIPVRRLFLLWVSEGFVQKTEGKTLEDVADDYLKNLVNRSLVIVTQQRTIGGAKACRIHDLVREFCVTKAKEESFLHILHGYNDLCTFAGPCNPHRVFIYDSTIEGLKESKLFFPNLRCLLFRANVFITSNRISTVLFHCSLGVLIFKFLRLLDLGEFSLGKSFPMEVVLLVHLRYLAIRSELLSIPDAIANLSRLETLLIRGSQDVRLPNTIWTIKTLRHLFITRSNGYGSRCGFIFPNNLEGSPDLEHLVTLTLAIDPSYQSLQKILKKLPSIRRLRCAGLRYRGNGILMLDHLSQVESLKVHRFDGYHFHFPSNLRKLTLSFTSKPWSEISTIGKLTKLEVLKLNRESFVGRKWEMKEGEFPKLRILKLSELDIRWWTATSSDHFSCLEKLALHGCKKLEELPSCLGESAPLVMIEVKGCESAESSVKQIGEEQMENGNEGLKIDIRSYW; this is encoded by the coding sequence ATGGCCTCCAGTAGCAGTGGTACTAGCTGCTTTGAGTCTGCTTTGACTTTTCTGGACGAGGGTTTGGAGGCTTGCAGAGATGAGACAGATTCTGATAGCATGAACCTGATGACTGATATCCGGAACCTCATGATGGAGGTAAGATTATTGAAAACCTTTGATCTGTATTTTAGCAATTGTATGGGAAGGGACCATGAAACTTTGTTGGAACATGATCAGAAGGACAACACTAATACCGAGTCTGAAAGTTTGAGACCTAGTAAAGTTTCATGCAGAATTCAAGAACTGGTTAATAGGAAGACGAAGCGTCTGGTTAGACGGTTTGAGTCTATTGTAACGCCAACTCTAAGAGACATCAAAAGGGAGCTCACTGGATACCACCAAAATATTAAGTTGCTTTTTGAGACAGATATCAAGGAATTGTCTATCAGCAAGTTCTTGGATGACTACTCCCTGGGGCAGCCTCCATTGGTTACGGATTTTATTGATTCCCTTTCAGAGAATCTGAGATGTTTTCTCCGTAGAAAGCAGGATTTTGGTAATACTTTGAATTATCTGATGGAAATTCTTGAAGAGAAGCTAATGTTCTTGAAGAGCTTCATTCCCTTTGCCACGTTGCAGGGTGTTGAGGGGCAGGAATTGAGGGATCTGTTGAATCACGTGGAAGACATGGGTATCAATGCTGCACGCCTGATTTCCATATGTTGGTTTAACCGAGAAGACAAGCAAGTGTGTGATGAAATGGTATCTAAAGTTTCTCAATTGCTATACAAGATTAATCCTGTTGATCCACAAGACCGAGCAACATACATTAATGTCCTGACCGCTTCAAAGTTATCAAAATCATCAGACACTTTGGCTCTGGAGAAGAATAAGCATATAGTGGCCGACTTCATTGATTGTCTCCTAGACAATCTTATGGAGCTACTTCAAATTGATACCAATTTTCTGGCTCTGGAGAGGAATCAATTGCTAAAACTCCAAGAGGGTGTAAGAtttttgaatttccttctcagGCAGCAGGGGAAGTTCAACGAGCTACATGATGAAATAAAGGGTCTTATTGGAGATGCAGTCTGTGATGCAGGAGTTGTCATTTTCTCCCTTTCTAAGAATCAACTGAAAGAAGGCTTTGCTGAGGAAACGGATCTTGAGCTTTCTCGTTTGCTGAAAAAGCTCAATTTTATTCTGACAGAAGTTGCACAAATTTATCCGCCACCATCATTTAGATTTCCTCGGACCAATGAGTTGGGCTCCATTGATTTACTCTTGCAAAATGTCGACGAACTGGCTACTTCTGAGGCTAGTTCAATTGCTTTCCCAAAGGATCAAATCCAAAGAGTTCAAGAAGATCTCCAATTCTTAAGATCTTTCCTGCAGGAAATAATGGAGCAGCGCAACCAGAATAAAGAACTCCAAGCTCTTTGGGATCGTGTTATGGAGGTGACATATAATGCAGAGTTAGTCATAGACTCTATTGTGATTGGGGATAAACCTGAATGTCTGGATAACATTGTCAGGGATATCAAGCTTATGAGAGCTGAGGCCCTGGAAGTACATGGCAGCATCAGGTATGACACTGAAGCTCAGAGTGCTGTCAAGAACTGTATTCACATGGAATCGCAACTCAGTTACCCTGCACCAAATGAAGTTCTAGTGGGCCTTGACGAAGAGGTAAAGATGATCATCAATAGACTTACCAGGGGTTCCAAGCATTTGAATATTGTTCCAATTGTTGGTATGGCTGGTCTTGGTAAGACAACATTTGCAAACAAAGTCTACTGTGATCCTTCAATTATAGGCTACTTTCATATTCGTGCTTGGTGTACTGTTTCTCAAGTTTACAGCAAGCACAATTTGTTAGCTATGATTTTGTGCAGTATTAATTGTAGGAGTCCAGACCATTATCTTGAGatgaatgaagatgatttgacTGTAATGCTCTACCAGAGTTTGAAGAGGAATAGGTATCTTATCATTTTAGACGATGTGTGGGACATTAAGGCATGGAATATGTTGGAAAGATCATTGCCAGATGATACCAACGGAAGCAGGATTCTCTTCACCAGCAGGTTTCAGAATTTGACTTCGCAATTTAGTGATTGCGAGCCTTTCCATCTCCGACAACTTACTGTTGAAGAGTGTTTTGTGTTGCTTCAGAGGAAGATATTTGGCAAAAAAGGTTGTCTTCCAGCACTAATAAAAGTTTTAACGCAAATAGCAAATAAATGCAAGGGGCTACCTTTCACAGTAGTCATTGTTGCTGGAATTCTTTCAAGTATTGAGCCAGATTGCTGGCAGGATTTTGCAAACAGTCTTAGTTCCAGCACTGTAATTGAGACCAATCTATTGGAGTTGGGTTACAGTTATTTACCCGATTATTTGAAACCATGCCTTCTTTACTTTGGCACATTTCCAGAGGATGAGAATATTCCTGTCCGAAGGTTGTTCTTGCTTTGGGTCTCTGAAGGATTCGTGCAAAAGACTGAAGGAAAGACCTTAGAGGATGTGGCTGATGACTACTTGAAGAATTTGGTTAATAGAAGTTTAGTTATTGTTACCCAACAGAGAACTATAGGTGGTGCCAAAGCTTGCCGAATTCATGATTTGGTACGTGAGTTTTGTGTAACAAAAGCCAAGGAAGAAAGTTTTCTTCATATCTTACATGGGTATAATGATCTTTGTACTTTTGCTGGACCCTGCAACCCCCATCGAGTATTCATTTATGATTCCACGATAGAGGGGCTTAAAGAGTCAAAGCTGTTTTTTCCCAATTTACGTTGTTTGCTCTTCCGTGCTAATGTCTTCATTACTAGCAATAGGATATCTACAGTGCTGTTTCATTGTTCACTCGGGGTTCTGATATTTAAGTTTCTTAGATTGTTGGACCTGGGGGAGTTTAGTCTTGGCAAAAGTTTTCCGATGGAAGTAGTGTTGCTTGTTCACTTGAGATACTTGGCCATTCGATCAGAACTGTTATCAATCCCAGATGCAATAGCCAACCTCTCAAGGTTAGAAACACTTCTGATTAGAGGGTCTCAAGATGTTCGGCTGCCAAACACCATCTGGACTATTAAGACATTGAGGCATTTATTTATAACAAGATCCAATGGTTATGGTTCCAGGTGTGGTTTTATTTTTCCCAACAATCTGGAAGGCTCCCCGGATTTAGAACATCTAGTTACTTTGACCCTGGCGATTGATCCCTCTTACCAAAGCTTGCAAAAGATACTGAAAAAGTTGCCAAGCATCCGAAGGCTAAGATGTGCAGGACTCAGATATCGTGGCAATGGGATTCTCATGCTGGACCATTTGAGTCAAGTAGAATCACTTAAGGTGCATCGATTTGATGGATATCACTTTCATTTCCCATCGAATTTGAGAAAGTTGACTCTCTCATTTACTTCTAAGCCGTGGAGTGAAATTTCAACAATTGGTAAGCTGACCAAGCTTGAAGTGCTCAAGTTAAACCGTGAATCCTTTGTGGGAAGGAAATGGGAAATGAAAGAAGGGGAGTTCCCTAAGCTCCGAATCTTGAAACTGTCAGAGTTGGACATCCGTTGGTGGACTGCAACATCTTCTGATCATTTTTCCTGTCTTGAGAAATTGGCTTTGCATGGTTGTAAGAAGCTGGAAGAGCTCCCTTCTTGTTTAGGGGAATCTGCGCCTCTTGTAATGATTGAGGTGAAAGGGTGCGAGTCTGCTGAAAGTTCTGTGAAGCAAATTGGAGAAGAACagatggaaaatggaaatgaGGGTCTAAAGATTGATATTCGAAGTTATTGGTGA